A part of Brienomyrus brachyistius isolate T26 unplaced genomic scaffold, BBRACH_0.4 scaffold65, whole genome shotgun sequence genomic DNA contains:
- the LOC125725349 gene encoding stonustoxin subunit beta-like: protein MRVKYIQSGFAGTKDRVRQSLQILDPHGAQLRHRNRLRRRLYQNSDSCQLTLDPNTANRDLSLSEGNRKVTRGGEEQPYPDHPERFDHWPQVLCRESLTGRCYWEAEWDGDGADIGVTYKGIRRKGWSECLLGNNEKSWSLRCKPDSYSVCHNKKQTLLPIRPSGSHRVGVYLDWGAGALSFYRVSSDGLTPLYRFTSSFTESLYPGFHVYNSSVLL from the exons ATGCGTGTGAAATACATTCAGAGCGGCTTTGCTGGGACTAAAGACCGTGTCAGACaatcgctgcaaatactggatcctcatggagcgcaactcAGGCACCGGAATCGTCTTCGGAGGCGTTTGTATCAGAATTCAG actcctgccagctgacgctggaccccaacacagcaaacagagacctgtctctgtcagaggggaacaggaaggtgacacgggggggagaggagcagccatatcctgatcatccagagagatttgatcactggccccaagttctgtgcagagagagtctgactggccgctgttactgggaggctgagtgggatggagatggagctgatataggagtcacttataaagggatcaggaggaaaggatggAGTGAGTGTCTGCTTGGAAACAATGAGAAGTCATGGAGTCTGCGCTGTAaacctgacagttactctgtctgtcaCAATAAGAAACAGACTCTCTTACCtatacggccctcaggctcccacagagtaggagtgtatctggactggggggctggtgctctgtccttctacagagtctcctctgatggactgacccccctgtacagattcacctcctcattcactgagtccctctatccagggtttcatGTTTATAACTCCTCAGTGTtactgtga